CGCGGCCCTGATGATGATTGTGTCGAAGTATGGATTCCAGGATCAGGCTGGCTGGGCCAATCTGTCGCTTGATCCATCAAGGATTGCGGCACAGGTCGTTAGTGGTGTGGGGTTCATTGGAGCAGGCATGATCTTCACACAGCGACACACGGTCAGGGGATTGACCACAGCGGCTGGCATATGGGCTACAGCAGGCATGGGACTTGCTGTGGGTTCAGGCCTGTATTGGACAGGTGCAGGCGTGACACTGCTTATTGTCGTGGCACAGATGTTACTGCATAGACCCACACGTTGGCTGGTATCCGCTCGAACAGAGACGTTAACCATCCATCTGCAAAATGAGGGAGAGGCCCTGAAGACTGTTATGGCACTGCTGGGACAGGAGAAGATCTCGGTTGTCGGATTTAAGACAGAACAGCAAACAAGCACAGACTCCGTGGAAGAGACTATGCTTGAGTTCACGTTGCAACTACCAGGTTCATATCGGGGCGAGCAACTGATTATTTTGTTACAGGACGTGCCTCATGTTCGCTCTGCTGAATTAAAATGAAGAAAACCTGCATGGCTCAATAGGCGACCATGCAGGTTTAGTGTTTAAGTGAGTATGTGTTCGATTACTGCCCTTCTCCAACAATCGTTTCTGGACGGGACACCGGTTTGCCTTCAAGCAGGCACTCAATGGCATGGGCGACACCGTGCTCGACATTAGTCAGCGTTATGGCTTTGGCCAGTGCCTGAATTTCGGGTTCGCCATTACCCATGGCGATGCCGAGTCCTACCATTTTTAACATGGAGACATCGTTGAAGTTATCACCGATCGCTGCTGTATCTTCCATGGAGATATTCAGGTGAGCCGCCAGTTTGGTGAGGGCGTTACCTTTGGATACGTCAGGGTGCTGCATTTCGAAGTTGTGCTCAAAGGATACAACCATAGCGACATCGGATCGGGAAGCGAAGTATTCTCGTCCTGTTTTTACTTTATCCGGATTCATGGAGAAGGCCATAATATTATAGATATAGGCTTCTGCCGGAATTTCGAGGTGGCTGTTTACACGGTGGTAGTCTTTTTTTTCATAGTGTTTCTTAATGCCCCGAATCATGCGTGCAATGTCCTCACCAGGGTTCGAACCAAGAACACGTTCCATCTCGGCGAGCAAGGTCTCATGACTGCTAAGCGGGGCGTAGATGCCTTGTTGCGTTGAAGCTTCATAATAGACATCATGATCTTCCAGCCACTGCATGACGGAAGCCGCTGTGTCACGCTCAAGTGGAAGATGGAATAGACGTTCACCGTCGGCATCATGAATCGTCGCTCCGTTAGAGCCGATAATTGGGGTTTTGATTCCGCCTTCGCGGCTGATGGTCACAACATCGGAATAGACGCGTCCTGTAGCAATGGTAACTTTCATACCGGATTGCTGGGCCTTTTGGATGGCTGTGGCATTCTCCGGGCTAATCTGGCTATCTCTGTTCAACAAAGTTCCATCTAAATCTGTGGCAAATAATTTCATATATTTACAACTCCTTATCATCTGTAGGTTCAGGAATGAGAATCTCGACCTGTTGTTCGGCTAGAAAAACAAGCCATTCTTTGGTTGGCCATTGATCCGTAATCAATACATCCACCAATGACCAGTCGGCAAAACGATAACCATAACGTCTATCAAACTTGGATTGATCGGCAAGAACAACAACTTTCTTGGCAGCTTTCATCATTTGGTGTTTAATTTTCCCTTCCTCTTCGGAAGCACTGAAGCCATCCATGGTGATACCGCCAATTCCGATAAAGGCTTTATCTACATAATAGTGGGAGAGGGTCTCAATAACAGAGGTACCGTAGACATAACGTTGTTCCTTATCGACTTTGCCACCGAGCAAACGAATCTGGACAGCCGTGTGATTGGAGAGAAGATCAGCGGAATGAATCGAATTGGTAATGACGG
The window above is part of the Paenibacillus sp. 1781tsa1 genome. Proteins encoded here:
- a CDS encoding DeoR/GlpR family DNA-binding transcription regulator, whose amino-acid sequence is MFQEERMQLIVEHLRKHNRISADDIVALFDVSRDTARRDLIKLEEQDAIIRTRGGAILPPPPQEFRSYKDRLLDVSEEKRAIGKLAAAIVRQGEIIILDSSTTVQACAENLNGKSCTVITNSIHSADLLSNHTAVQIRLLGGKVDKEQRYVYGTSVIETLSHYYVDKAFIGIGGITMDGFSASEEEGKIKHQMMKAAKKVVVLADQSKFDRRYGYRFADWSLVDVLITDQWPTKEWLVFLAEQQVEILIPEPTDDKEL
- a CDS encoding Cof-type HAD-IIB family hydrolase; translation: MKLFATDLDGTLLNRDSQISPENATAIQKAQQSGMKVTIATGRVYSDVVTISREGGIKTPIIGSNGATIHDADGERLFHLPLERDTAASVMQWLEDHDVYYEASTQQGIYAPLSSHETLLAEMERVLGSNPGEDIARMIRGIKKHYEKKDYHRVNSHLEIPAEAYIYNIMAFSMNPDKVKTGREYFASRSDVAMVVSFEHNFEMQHPDVSKGNALTKLAAHLNISMEDTAAIGDNFNDVSMLKMVGLGIAMGNGEPEIQALAKAITLTNVEHGVAHAIECLLEGKPVSRPETIVGEGQ
- a CDS encoding MgtC/SapB family protein; translated protein: MELEYLMRVLIAGICGVLIGYERKNRMKEAGIRTHFVVAVGAALMMIVSKYGFQDQAGWANLSLDPSRIAAQVVSGVGFIGAGMIFTQRHTVRGLTTAAGIWATAGMGLAVGSGLYWTGAGVTLLIVVAQMLLHRPTRWLVSARTETLTIHLQNEGEALKTVMALLGQEKISVVGFKTEQQTSTDSVEETMLEFTLQLPGSYRGEQLIILLQDVPHVRSAELK